From a single Saccharomonospora amisosensis genomic region:
- a CDS encoding MlaE family ABC transporter permease, with translation MGAATGSPPVPGVRALTQVGRLSTLGWEVLRAIPRRPFQWREWIQQCWFFASVTILPTALVAIPFGAVIALQLGSLTQQIGAQSFTGAASALAIVQQASPLITALLVAGAGGSAVCADIGARKIREEIDAMQVLGVDPIQRLIVPRVLAAIVVSVLLNGLVSVVGVLGGYFFNVVLQGGTPGAYLASFNALAQLPDLWISELKAFIYGFVAGVVAAFRGLNPSGGPKGVGDAVNQAVVITFLLLFLINVVLTAIYLKIVPPKAL, from the coding sequence ATGGGTGCGGCAACGGGTTCTCCACCTGTGCCGGGCGTTCGAGCGCTGACCCAGGTCGGTCGACTCTCGACACTCGGGTGGGAGGTGCTGCGGGCGATCCCGCGCAGGCCCTTCCAGTGGCGCGAATGGATCCAGCAGTGCTGGTTCTTCGCCAGCGTCACCATCCTGCCTACCGCACTCGTGGCGATTCCGTTCGGCGCCGTGATCGCGCTGCAACTTGGCTCGCTGACACAGCAGATCGGCGCTCAGTCGTTCACCGGTGCGGCCAGCGCGCTCGCCATCGTGCAACAGGCGAGCCCGCTTATCACCGCGCTGCTCGTGGCGGGAGCGGGTGGGAGTGCGGTCTGCGCCGACATCGGAGCACGCAAGATCCGCGAGGAGATCGATGCCATGCAGGTGCTCGGCGTCGATCCCATCCAGCGGCTCATCGTGCCGAGGGTGCTGGCCGCGATCGTGGTATCCGTGCTGCTCAACGGCCTTGTCAGCGTGGTCGGCGTGCTGGGAGGCTACTTCTTCAACGTCGTGCTGCAGGGCGGTACGCCGGGTGCCTACCTGGCGAGCTTCAACGCGTTGGCTCAGCTTCCCGACCTGTGGATCAGCGAGCTCAAGGCCTTCATCTACGGGTTCGTCGCCGGTGTGGTGGCGGCGTTTCGCGGGCTCAACCCCTCGGGCGGGCCCAAGGGCGTTGGTGACGCAGTGAACCAGGCGGTGGTCATCACGTTCCTGCTGCTGTTCCTGATCAATGTCGTGCTCACCGCGATCTACCTCAAGATCGTGCCACCGAAGGCCTTGTGA
- a CDS encoding glucose 1-dehydrogenase, with product MGRLSGKVALLTGAARGQGAAAARRFVAEGARVMITDITDAEGKELADSLGEAAAYHHLDVSDEDQWRGAVARTVEEFGSLNVLVNNAGLLHFAALTDTTLADYERVIRVNQVGTFLGMRSVVEPMTSAGGGSIVNMSSVEGLAGMPLVSAYTASKFAIRGMTKVAALELGEHGIRVNSVHPGLIDTDMVRNFVGAETDLSPAGRKVALGRVGQPEEIAGVVAFLASDDSSYCTGAEFVADGGSTATHALKV from the coding sequence ATGGGCAGGCTGTCGGGCAAGGTCGCGCTCCTCACCGGCGCCGCACGGGGCCAGGGCGCGGCGGCCGCTCGGCGCTTCGTTGCCGAGGGGGCACGGGTGATGATCACTGACATCACCGACGCGGAGGGTAAGGAGCTGGCGGACTCGCTCGGTGAGGCCGCCGCGTACCACCACCTCGACGTGAGCGACGAAGACCAGTGGCGGGGCGCGGTCGCTCGCACCGTCGAGGAGTTCGGTTCGCTGAACGTTCTGGTGAACAACGCAGGCCTGCTGCATTTCGCCGCGCTCACCGACACCACGCTCGCCGACTACGAGCGCGTGATCCGGGTGAATCAGGTCGGCACGTTTCTGGGGATGCGCTCGGTCGTTGAACCGATGACATCCGCAGGAGGCGGGTCCATCGTCAACATGTCGTCCGTCGAGGGGCTGGCTGGTATGCCGCTGGTGAGTGCCTATACCGCGAGCAAGTTCGCGATCAGGGGCATGACCAAGGTCGCCGCGCTGGAGCTCGGGGAACACGGAATCCGGGTCAATTCCGTACACCCCGGACTTATCGACACCGACATGGTGCGCAATTTCGTGGGAGCCGAAACGGACCTTTCGCCCGCGGGGCGCAAGGTGGCGCTTGGCAGGGTCGGGCAACCGGAGGAGATCGCGGGTGTGGTGGCGTTCCTGGCCAGCGACGACAGTTCGTACTGCACGGGAGCGGAGTTCGTCGCCGACGGAGGTTCGACGGCGACACATGCGTTGAAGGTCTGA
- a CDS encoding aldehyde dehydrogenase family protein yields MTLTMLPHRQAAGLRSGKLHIDGEWVAAEGGATWTHHHPATGEEIGEVAVASPSDVDAAVAAARRAFESGEWSRANAQTRIAVLHRFADLLRENADQLRALQALDNSVPVSFGSIYAVSVAAAADAFDHHAGWIDKIGGQTLPPYQGGDHLAMSFREPIGVVAAILPWNVPFLLFAQKVAPALAAGCTVVLKPSEYATFSVLRMVELLIEAGLPKGTLNVVTGPGDPTGERLITHPDIDKISFTGSREVGKRIVEASAATLKRVSLELGGKSPAVVFGDAPDVGVAAATTVGAVTMGLSGQACVANTRALVHRDVYEEFIAAAQGVAAAVTYGDPFDPSVISAPLINGRQLDRVLGYIEKGKAEGARLVTGGERLSGEYAAGNFVAPTIFADVDNSSTIAQEEIFGPVLSVVPFSQEDEAIRLANDTEYGLGASVFTSDAQRAFRVARGLRAGTVGINGFQIEPHLPFGGFKQSGLGREGGRTAFEAYTELKTVLMPLGDELM; encoded by the coding sequence ATGACCCTGACGATGCTGCCCCACCGTCAAGCGGCGGGGCTGAGATCCGGCAAGCTCCACATCGACGGCGAGTGGGTGGCTGCCGAGGGCGGCGCGACGTGGACCCACCACCACCCGGCGACCGGCGAGGAGATCGGTGAGGTCGCGGTGGCCTCACCCTCCGACGTCGATGCGGCCGTAGCCGCCGCACGGCGAGCGTTCGAATCGGGCGAATGGTCCCGGGCGAACGCGCAGACGAGGATCGCCGTGCTGCACCGGTTCGCCGACCTGCTTCGCGAGAACGCGGACCAACTGCGTGCGTTGCAGGCGCTGGACAACTCCGTGCCGGTGTCGTTCGGCAGCATCTACGCGGTCTCGGTGGCCGCGGCCGCCGATGCTTTCGACCACCATGCGGGTTGGATCGACAAGATCGGCGGGCAGACGCTGCCGCCCTACCAGGGCGGCGATCACCTGGCGATGTCGTTTCGGGAACCGATCGGAGTCGTCGCCGCCATCCTGCCGTGGAACGTACCGTTTCTGCTTTTCGCGCAGAAGGTCGCTCCCGCGCTGGCCGCGGGCTGCACCGTGGTGCTCAAGCCGAGCGAGTACGCCACGTTCTCGGTGCTTCGGATGGTCGAGTTGCTGATCGAGGCGGGGCTGCCCAAGGGCACCCTCAACGTCGTCACCGGCCCCGGCGATCCCACAGGGGAACGGCTGATCACCCACCCGGACATCGACAAGATCAGCTTCACCGGCAGCAGGGAGGTCGGCAAGCGGATCGTCGAGGCCTCCGCCGCGACACTGAAGCGGGTCTCGCTGGAACTCGGTGGCAAGAGCCCGGCGGTGGTGTTCGGCGACGCGCCCGACGTCGGCGTCGCGGCGGCGACCACGGTGGGAGCCGTGACCATGGGGCTCTCCGGGCAGGCCTGCGTGGCCAACACCCGCGCGCTGGTGCACCGCGACGTCTACGAGGAGTTCATCGCCGCCGCTCAAGGTGTCGCGGCGGCCGTGACCTACGGCGACCCCTTCGACCCCTCGGTGATATCCGCTCCGCTCATCAACGGCCGCCAACTCGACCGAGTGCTCGGCTACATAGAGAAGGGCAAGGCAGAGGGCGCGCGGTTGGTGACCGGCGGCGAGCGGCTGTCGGGCGAGTACGCGGCGGGCAACTTCGTGGCGCCGACGATCTTCGCTGACGTGGACAACTCCTCCACGATCGCGCAGGAGGAGATCTTCGGCCCGGTGCTGTCCGTCGTGCCGTTCTCCCAAGAGGACGAGGCGATCAGGCTGGCCAACGACACCGAGTACGGATTGGGCGCCAGCGTATTCACCTCCGACGCGCAGCGAGCGTTCCGCGTGGCACGCGGACTTCGGGCGGGCACGGTCGGTATCAACGGCTTTCAGATCGAACCGCACCTCCCCTTCGGTGGCTTCAAGCAGTCGGGGCTCGGCCGGGAGGGCGGCCGAACCGCTTTCGAGGCCTACACCGAGCTCAAGACCGTGTTGATGCCGCTCGGCGACGAGCTGATGTAG
- a CDS encoding LLM class F420-dependent oxidoreductase produces the protein MRHGIVLFTSGRGITPADAAAAAERAGFDTFYVPEHSHIPVKRQAAHPGTGDESLPDDRYLRTLDPWVSLATAATVTSRIRLATAVALPVESDPITLAKTIATLDLLSGGRVTLGAGFGWNTDELTDHGVPPAKRRTVLREYIEAMRALWTQEEAAYEGRFVSFAASWAYPKPVQRHIPVVIGAGAGPKTFAWIAANADGWMTTPIESDITGKADALRQAWEKAGRAGQPRIEVLATTKPTPELLAAWERAGVTDAIWGLPDRPKPEVEAFLERHAARLGIGTRS, from the coding sequence ATGCGTCACGGCATCGTGCTGTTCACAAGCGGTCGCGGCATCACGCCCGCCGACGCGGCGGCTGCCGCGGAGCGGGCCGGGTTCGACACCTTCTACGTTCCCGAACACAGCCACATCCCGGTCAAGCGGCAGGCCGCCCACCCCGGCACCGGTGACGAGAGCCTGCCCGACGACCGCTACCTGCGCACGCTCGATCCGTGGGTCAGCCTTGCGACCGCGGCCACGGTGACCTCCCGCATCCGGCTCGCCACGGCGGTGGCGCTGCCCGTGGAGTCCGACCCGATCACGCTGGCCAAGACCATCGCCACGCTTGACCTGCTTTCCGGCGGCAGGGTGACGCTTGGCGCGGGGTTCGGGTGGAACACCGACGAGCTGACCGACCACGGCGTGCCTCCCGCGAAGCGGCGCACCGTGCTGCGCGAGTACATCGAGGCGATGCGGGCACTGTGGACCCAGGAGGAGGCCGCCTACGAGGGTCGGTTCGTCAGCTTCGCCGCCTCGTGGGCCTACCCCAAACCGGTGCAGCGGCACATCCCGGTGGTGATCGGTGCGGGAGCGGGCCCCAAGACGTTCGCCTGGATCGCGGCGAACGCCGACGGCTGGATGACCACGCCGATCGAGTCGGACATCACCGGCAAGGCGGACGCGCTGCGCCAGGCATGGGAGAAGGCAGGCAGGGCGGGGCAGCCGCGGATCGAGGTTCTCGCCACCACGAAGCCGACTCCGGAGCTGCTCGCCGCGTGGGAGCGGGCCGGTGTCACCGACGCGATCTGGGGTTTGCCGGACCGGCCGAAGCCCGAGGTGGAGGCGTTTCTGGAGCGGCACGCGGCCAGGCTCGGCATCGGTACCCGCAGCTGA
- a CDS encoding nitroreductase family deazaflavin-dependent oxidoreductase — protein MSKANKRPSQLDSPVVGQIIKYVSRAHAWIYRKTSGAVGINWRIGSALRKPVRTLLLHHRGRRSGKSFIAPLLYLPDGDNIVVVASQGGLANHPQWYFNLRHNPDTTVQIGKQVLPVRARVAQQQERAALWPKLVELYADFDTYQAWTDREIPVVILEPRG, from the coding sequence GTGAGCAAGGCGAACAAGCGACCGTCGCAACTGGACTCTCCGGTGGTCGGCCAGATCATCAAGTACGTCTCGCGGGCACACGCCTGGATCTACCGCAAAACTTCAGGCGCGGTCGGCATCAACTGGCGGATCGGGTCCGCGTTGCGCAAGCCGGTGCGCACGCTGCTGCTGCACCACCGTGGCAGAAGGAGCGGCAAGAGTTTCATCGCTCCGCTGCTCTACCTGCCAGACGGCGACAACATCGTCGTGGTCGCCTCGCAGGGTGGGCTTGCCAACCATCCACAGTGGTACTTCAACCTCCGTCACAATCCGGATACCACCGTCCAGATCGGCAAGCAGGTGCTGCCGGTCCGCGCGCGCGTGGCGCAGCAGCAGGAACGTGCGGCGCTCTGGCCGAAACTGGTCGAGCTCTATGCCGACTTCGACACTTACCAGGCATGGACCGACCGCGAGATCCCCGTCGTCATTCTCGAGCCTCGCGGATAG
- a CDS encoding TetR/AcrR family transcriptional regulator, whose product MTHSAKGTRLNRKGIQTRQALLDAAVRRLAAGGPEAASANRIARDAGVTWGTVQHQFGDVDGLWAAVLHHICDTAGPIVAVPSTVSSVQQRVGGIVERLWRALDSPGALAIQNLRQALPRHREQLEADYPLTAAAIWAWDASWTEAYEKAFQGLEVDRDRLRRVRALLPGAMRGLHSEARLSTYIDLEEAKQGLVEALTAYLS is encoded by the coding sequence ATGACGCACAGCGCGAAAGGCACTCGCCTCAACCGCAAGGGAATTCAGACCAGACAGGCACTGCTCGACGCGGCAGTGCGCAGGCTGGCGGCGGGGGGACCGGAGGCGGCCAGCGCCAACCGGATCGCCAGGGACGCCGGTGTCACGTGGGGAACCGTTCAGCACCAGTTCGGCGATGTCGACGGGTTGTGGGCCGCCGTGCTGCACCACATCTGTGACACGGCAGGCCCTATCGTCGCCGTGCCCAGCACGGTGTCATCGGTGCAGCAGCGCGTCGGCGGCATCGTGGAACGACTGTGGCGAGCGCTGGACTCGCCCGGCGCACTGGCCATTCAGAATCTGCGGCAGGCACTACCCCGACATCGCGAGCAACTCGAAGCCGACTACCCGCTCACCGCGGCAGCGATCTGGGCATGGGACGCCAGCTGGACCGAAGCCTATGAGAAGGCGTTCCAGGGCCTGGAGGTTGACCGTGACAGGCTGCGCCGCGTCCGCGCGCTGCTGCCCGGCGCGATGCGCGGACTACACAGCGAGGCCAGGCTGAGCACCTACATCGACCTGGAAGAGGCCAAACAGGGCCTTGTGGAAGCCCTCACCGCGTACCTGAGCTGA
- the purL gene encoding phosphoribosylformylglycinamidine synthase subunit PurL encodes MAAPHAEPPADIHPVDTTANAERTANLDQPFAELGLAEDEYARIRDILGRRPTEAELAMYAVMWSEHCSYKSSKKHLAYFGQTTTPGMKAKMLAGIGENAGVVGIGDGWAVTFKVESHNHPSYVEPYQGAATGVGGIVRDILAMGARPLAVADPLRFGPADAPDTRRVLPGVVAGIAGYGNCLGLPNIGGEVVFDESYAGNPLVNAMCVGAMKADDLHLAHASGKGNKIILFGARTGLDGIGGVSVLASETFSGDEAEGGRKKLPSVQVGDPFTEKVLIECCLELYNRELVLGIQDLGGAGLACATSELAAAGDGGMHVDLDRVPLRALGMTPAEVLASESQERMCAVVRPEDVAEFMAVCRKWDVLATEIGEVTDGDHLVIDWHGERVVDVPPRTVALEGPVYDRPYARPGYQDALQADTPDSLPRPSTPEELRDTLLRLISSPNLASKEWVTQQYDRYVRGNTVLAQPSDSGVVRIDESTGRGVAIATDCNSRFVYLDPYAGTQLALAEAYRNVATSGAMPIAVTNCLNFGSPEDPDVMWQFERAVHGLADGCATLEVPVTGGNVSFYNQTGEQAIQPTPVVGVLGVLDDVRRRIPTGIGAEAGESLLLLGETRDEFGGSAWAHVIHGHLGGLPPVVDLERERLLAEVLVAGSRDGMISAAHDLADGGFAQAVVEMALIGQCGARVVLDPDADPFVQLFSESAGRVLVAVPRTEELRFTEMCTARGLPWRKTGVVDPESGALEIQDVATLPLDELRTAWEGTLPGLFGQ; translated from the coding sequence GTGGCAGCACCTCACGCCGAACCCCCCGCCGACATCCACCCGGTCGACACCACAGCGAACGCGGAGCGGACCGCCAACCTCGACCAACCCTTCGCAGAGTTGGGCCTCGCCGAGGACGAGTACGCCCGCATCAGGGACATCCTCGGCCGCAGGCCCACCGAGGCCGAGCTGGCCATGTACGCGGTGATGTGGAGCGAACACTGCTCCTACAAGTCGTCCAAGAAGCACCTCGCCTACTTCGGACAGACCACGACGCCGGGTATGAAGGCCAAGATGCTCGCCGGGATCGGCGAGAACGCCGGTGTGGTGGGCATCGGGGACGGCTGGGCCGTGACCTTCAAGGTCGAGAGCCACAACCACCCCTCCTACGTCGAGCCGTACCAGGGCGCCGCGACCGGCGTCGGCGGCATCGTTCGCGACATCCTCGCGATGGGCGCGCGTCCGCTCGCCGTGGCCGACCCGCTGCGGTTCGGCCCCGCCGACGCACCCGACACCCGCAGGGTGCTGCCGGGCGTGGTGGCGGGTATCGCCGGGTACGGCAACTGCCTTGGCCTGCCCAACATCGGTGGTGAGGTGGTCTTCGACGAGAGCTACGCGGGAAACCCGCTGGTCAACGCCATGTGCGTGGGCGCGATGAAGGCCGATGACCTGCACCTGGCGCACGCCTCCGGTAAGGGCAACAAGATCATCCTGTTCGGTGCGCGGACCGGGCTGGACGGTATCGGCGGCGTTTCGGTGCTGGCGAGTGAAACCTTCTCCGGGGACGAGGCAGAGGGCGGCCGCAAGAAGTTGCCGAGCGTGCAGGTCGGCGACCCGTTCACCGAGAAGGTGCTCATCGAGTGTTGCCTTGAGCTGTACAACCGCGAACTGGTGCTCGGTATCCAGGACCTCGGTGGTGCGGGGCTGGCGTGCGCCACCTCCGAACTGGCGGCCGCCGGTGACGGCGGCATGCACGTCGACCTTGACCGGGTTCCGTTGCGGGCGCTGGGCATGACCCCCGCCGAGGTGCTCGCGAGCGAATCACAGGAACGCATGTGCGCTGTGGTGCGGCCGGAGGACGTGGCCGAGTTCATGGCGGTGTGCCGCAAGTGGGACGTGCTCGCCACCGAGATCGGCGAGGTCACCGATGGCGATCACCTCGTCATCGACTGGCACGGCGAGCGGGTCGTTGACGTGCCGCCGAGGACGGTCGCCCTCGAGGGGCCCGTCTACGACCGGCCGTACGCGCGCCCCGGCTACCAGGACGCGTTGCAGGCCGACACCCCCGACTCGCTGCCCCGCCCTTCCACCCCGGAGGAGCTGAGGGACACGCTGCTGCGGTTGATCTCCTCGCCGAACCTGGCCTCCAAGGAATGGGTCACCCAGCAGTACGACCGCTACGTGCGCGGCAACACGGTGCTCGCGCAGCCGTCCGACTCCGGTGTGGTCCGCATCGACGAGTCAACGGGGCGCGGCGTGGCGATCGCGACCGACTGCAACAGCCGCTTCGTCTACCTCGACCCGTATGCGGGCACGCAGCTGGCGCTGGCGGAGGCCTACCGCAACGTCGCCACCAGTGGTGCGATGCCGATCGCGGTCACCAACTGCCTCAACTTCGGCTCCCCTGAGGACCCGGATGTGATGTGGCAGTTCGAGCGCGCCGTGCACGGCCTCGCTGACGGCTGCGCCACGCTCGAGGTGCCGGTCACCGGCGGTAACGTCAGCTTCTACAACCAGACCGGCGAGCAGGCCATCCAGCCGACCCCGGTGGTGGGCGTGCTCGGCGTGCTGGACGACGTGCGGCGCCGCATCCCCACCGGCATCGGCGCGGAGGCGGGCGAGAGCCTGCTGCTGCTTGGCGAGACCCGCGACGAGTTCGGCGGCTCGGCATGGGCGCACGTCATCCACGGTCACCTCGGTGGGCTCCCGCCCGTCGTGGACCTGGAACGCGAGCGCCTGCTGGCCGAGGTGCTGGTGGCGGGCTCGCGCGACGGGATGATCTCGGCGGCGCACGACCTCGCAGACGGCGGGTTCGCGCAGGCCGTTGTGGAGATGGCCCTCATCGGCCAGTGTGGCGCCCGCGTCGTGCTCGACCCGGATGCTGACCCGTTCGTTCAGCTTTTCTCCGAGTCGGCGGGCCGGGTGCTGGTGGCCGTGCCGCGAACGGAGGAGCTGCGGTTCACGGAAATGTGTACCGCACGGGGACTGCCGTGGCGCAAGACGGGCGTGGTCGACCCCGAGTCGGGTGCGCTGGAGATCCAGGACGTGGCGACGCTGCCGCTCGACGAGCTTCGAACGGCGTGGGAGGGCACGTTGCCCGGGTTGTTCGGGCAGTGA
- a CDS encoding SRPBCC family protein, with the protein MTTTKHQTQILADSNVPTIEIVREFDAPAEQVFRAHVDPDLYARWVGPRSVTTRITRWDARTGGEWAFANDRDGEEIATFYGSFHEVRPHERIVWTFTYEGVPDGVALETLTFEKLEGGRTRLRVLSVVEDFQTRDGILASGMDTGVNEGYDKLDELLAEES; encoded by the coding sequence ATGACAACGACCAAGCACCAGACCCAGATCCTGGCGGACAGCAACGTCCCGACCATCGAGATCGTCCGGGAGTTCGATGCGCCTGCCGAGCAGGTATTTCGGGCCCACGTAGACCCGGACCTCTACGCGCGATGGGTCGGGCCACGTTCGGTGACCACCAGGATCACCAGATGGGATGCCCGTACGGGCGGCGAGTGGGCGTTCGCCAACGATCGCGACGGCGAGGAGATCGCCACGTTCTACGGCAGCTTTCACGAGGTCCGCCCGCACGAGCGCATCGTGTGGACCTTCACCTACGAAGGCGTCCCGGATGGGGTCGCTCTGGAGACGCTGACCTTCGAGAAGCTGGAAGGCGGCAGGACGCGGCTCAGGGTGTTGAGCGTCGTCGAGGATTTCCAGACCCGTGACGGCATACTGGCCAGCGGCATGGACACCGGGGTGAACGAGGGCTACGACAAGCTCGACGAGCTACTCGCCGAAGAGTCCTGA
- a CDS encoding ArsR/SmtB family transcription factor — MDESTEQLNRVFAALADPTRRALVARLAGADATVGELAQPHNMSLQAISKHVKVLEEAGLVRRSKDAQRRPVHLDAEVFDLMTKWIERYRQEAEQRYRRLDALLDRMADDDSPRTDLEDAS; from the coding sequence GTGGACGAGAGCACGGAGCAGTTGAATCGGGTATTCGCGGCACTGGCCGACCCGACGCGGCGTGCGCTGGTGGCCAGGCTTGCCGGCGCGGACGCGACCGTTGGCGAGTTGGCGCAGCCGCACAACATGAGCCTCCAGGCGATCTCCAAGCACGTGAAGGTGCTCGAGGAGGCGGGACTGGTGAGGCGGAGCAAGGACGCGCAGCGTCGGCCCGTGCACCTGGACGCGGAGGTGTTCGACCTGATGACCAAGTGGATCGAGCGCTATCGCCAAGAGGCCGAGCAGCGCTACCGGCGCCTCGACGCCCTGCTGGACCGGATGGCTGACGACGACAGCCCACGAACCGACCTGGAGGACGCATCATGA
- the purQ gene encoding phosphoribosylformylglycinamidine synthase subunit PurQ: MSARIGVITFPGTLDDVDAARAAARSGAEAVPLWHGDADLKGVDAVIVPGGFSYGDYLRCGAIARFAPVMSSVIDAARGGLPVLGICNGFQILCEAGLLPGALVRNDKLHFVCKDQWLRVENNSTTWTTRYEHGAEVLIPLKSGEGGYVADQDTLDRLEGDGRVVFRYVGENPNGSRNDIAGISSADGRIVGLMPHPEHAIDALTGPSDDGLGMFYSAVDALTPLVTPA, from the coding sequence GTGAGCGCCCGTATCGGAGTCATCACCTTTCCCGGCACGCTCGACGATGTCGACGCCGCCCGTGCCGCCGCCCGCTCGGGAGCCGAAGCCGTGCCGCTCTGGCACGGCGACGCGGACCTCAAGGGTGTCGACGCGGTGATCGTGCCCGGCGGCTTCTCCTATGGCGACTACCTGCGCTGTGGTGCCATCGCCAGGTTTGCCCCCGTGATGAGTTCCGTGATCGACGCCGCCCGAGGCGGACTTCCAGTGCTGGGCATCTGCAACGGCTTCCAGATTCTGTGCGAGGCAGGCCTGTTGCCGGGCGCGCTGGTACGCAACGACAAGCTCCACTTCGTGTGCAAGGACCAGTGGCTGCGAGTGGAGAACAACAGCACCACCTGGACCACCCGCTACGAGCATGGTGCGGAGGTGCTGATCCCACTGAAGTCGGGTGAGGGTGGCTACGTCGCCGACCAGGACACGCTGGACCGGCTGGAGGGCGATGGCAGGGTTGTCTTCCGCTACGTCGGTGAGAACCCCAACGGCTCGCGCAATGACATCGCGGGTATCAGCAGCGCGGACGGCAGGATCGTCGGGCTCATGCCGCACCCCGAGCATGCCATCGACGCGCTGACTGGCCCCTCCGACGACGGCCTCGGGATGTTCTACTCGGCCGTCGACGCGTTGACTCCACTCGTCACCCCCGCCTGA
- the purS gene encoding phosphoribosylformylglycinamidine synthase subunit PurS, with amino-acid sequence MARVVVDVMPKPEILDPQGQAVAGALPRLGFNGVTEVRQGKHFELEVDDSVDDETLAKIAEGFLANPVIEEWTVRRIEQ; translated from the coding sequence GTGGCCCGAGTAGTCGTCGACGTCATGCCCAAGCCCGAGATCCTCGACCCGCAAGGCCAGGCTGTTGCCGGTGCGCTGCCGCGGCTCGGTTTCAACGGGGTCACCGAGGTCCGGCAAGGCAAGCATTTCGAGCTGGAGGTCGACGACTCCGTCGACGACGAGACGCTTGCCAAGATCGCGGAGGGTTTTCTCGCCAACCCGGTGATCGAGGAGTGGACGGTCCGGAGGATCGAGCAGTGA